One segment of bacterium DNA contains the following:
- a CDS encoding CRISPR-associated endonuclease Cas3'' gives MKYYAHSKEDRPVEEWQGLDEHLQGVAKMAAEFAGVFESANWVWNAGWIHDLGKADSIFQGYLLRENGLDDANYDSGRINHSSAGAALAEDSMGACVGRILAYIAAGHHAGLPDWDANETGNAALSIRMDEGRENLARIKEYTTAIRKNFRATPRPPKFVKPSDFHLWVRMLFSCLVDADFLDTEAFMQPAQPQIRRGFKALVELKPLFDAFMSEKTKNAKKTPVNEIRQEILAACRDAAKQDFGLFSLTVPTGGGKTLSGMAFALDHAVRLAKRRIIYVIPYTSIIEQTAQTLADIFGAENVVEHHSNLDPERETQRGRLAAENWDAPIIVTTNVQFFESLYAAKAGRCRKLHNIVDSVVILDEAQLLPPTLLAPCVDVMNQLVRNYGVTMVLSTATQPALPEIDPPREIIPATLDLYNRLKRTEFKLPDLKVKTEWGELAKRLQQYEQVLCIVNTRRDCYDLFRFMPEGTIHLSALMCGEHRSSVIADIKQRLNDGLPTRVISTQLVEAGVDIDFPVVYRALAGLDSIAQAAGRCNREGRRAKGEVHVFVPPKSSPSGLLRKGEDTTRELCSMQGFDPHRVEVFAQYFALFYSRVNDTGSRFADWLIKDVNPHLHFQFRTAAENFQFIDDQAQQPVFVRYGASAKWLDQLRIVGPTRENMRRLQRYAVNLSMRTFNQAKADGLLEEIGKDFWCWTGKYDGVIGLDIFGAGRAPEDLIV, from the coding sequence ATGAAATATTACGCACATAGCAAAGAAGATCGGCCAGTGGAAGAGTGGCAGGGTCTGGATGAACATTTGCAGGGTGTGGCGAAAATGGCGGCGGAGTTCGCAGGGGTTTTCGAGTCTGCTAATTGGGTGTGGAATGCAGGTTGGATACATGATCTTGGAAAAGCCGATTCGATATTTCAAGGGTATCTCTTGCGTGAAAATGGGCTTGATGATGCAAATTATGATTCTGGTCGAATTAATCATTCTTCTGCTGGTGCAGCCTTGGCAGAGGATAGTATGGGCGCATGTGTTGGTCGTATTCTTGCCTATATCGCTGCTGGCCATCACGCAGGGTTACCTGATTGGGATGCCAATGAAACCGGAAATGCTGCGCTTTCGATACGGATGGATGAGGGCCGTGAAAATTTAGCTAGGATCAAAGAATATACGACGGCCATTCGAAAAAACTTTCGCGCAACGCCTCGGCCTCCGAAATTTGTTAAGCCGTCAGATTTCCATCTTTGGGTTAGAATGCTTTTCTCCTGCCTTGTGGATGCTGACTTTTTAGATACCGAAGCATTTATGCAGCCTGCGCAACCTCAAATCCGGAGGGGTTTCAAGGCGCTGGTTGAACTTAAGCCCTTGTTTGATGCCTTCATGAGTGAGAAAACTAAGAATGCAAAAAAGACGCCTGTAAACGAGATACGCCAGGAAATTCTTGCCGCATGCCGTGACGCTGCCAAACAAGACTTTGGGCTTTTCTCACTCACTGTTCCAACTGGTGGCGGAAAAACCCTGTCAGGAATGGCGTTTGCTTTGGATCACGCGGTGAGGCTCGCGAAACGAAGAATCATCTATGTTATTCCCTACACAAGTATTATTGAGCAAACCGCTCAGACTTTAGCCGATATCTTTGGGGCGGAAAATGTGGTTGAGCATCACAGTAACTTGGATCCAGAGCGAGAGACACAGCGGGGGAGATTAGCTGCCGAAAACTGGGATGCGCCAATCATTGTAACAACCAACGTGCAGTTTTTTGAGTCACTTTATGCGGCCAAGGCGGGGCGGTGTCGCAAGCTTCACAACATTGTCGATAGCGTGGTAATTCTCGATGAGGCTCAGCTTTTACCGCCGACGCTTTTGGCTCCTTGTGTAGATGTGATGAATCAACTTGTCCGGAACTATGGGGTTACCATGGTGCTTTCGACAGCCACCCAGCCAGCTCTTCCTGAAATCGATCCACCCCGGGAAATTATACCCGCCACCTTGGATTTGTATAATCGGTTGAAGCGGACGGAATTCAAACTTCCAGATCTCAAGGTAAAGACTGAATGGGGGGAATTGGCGAAACGCCTCCAGCAATACGAACAGGTCCTTTGTATCGTGAATACACGTCGGGATTGTTATGATCTTTTCAGGTTTATGCCGGAGGGAACAATCCATCTTTCCGCACTGATGTGTGGCGAGCATCGTTCCTCGGTTATTGCTGATATCAAACAAAGACTGAATGATGGATTGCCTACACGTGTTATCAGTACTCAACTGGTTGAGGCTGGGGTTGATATTGATTTTCCTGTGGTATACCGCGCTCTTGCCGGGCTTGATTCAATTGCCCAGGCGGCAGGTCGGTGTAATCGCGAAGGGCGGCGGGCAAAAGGGGAGGTTCATGTATTTGTGCCACCAAAGTCATCACCATCGGGTCTACTTCGTAAAGGCGAAGATACGACCAGGGAATTGTGTTCAATGCAGGGGTTTGATCCACATAGGGTTGAAGTCTTTGCACAATATTTTGCGCTATTTTATTCCCGAGTCAATGATACGGGAAGCCGGTTCGCTGACTGGCTGATAAAAGATGTGAATCCGCATCTCCATTTCCAATTCAGAACAGCTGCAGAAAATTTCCAGTTTATCGATGATCAGGCTCAGCAACCCGTTTTTGTCCGCTATGGAGCTAGCGCCAAATGGCTTGATCAACTTCGTATTGTCGGGCCGACTCGTGAGAACATGCGCCGGTTGCAGCGTTACGCAGTCAACCTGTCTATGCGGACATTCAATCAGGCCAAGGCTGACGGTTTGCTGGAGGAAATTGGCAAAGATTTCTGGTGTTGGACAGGAAAATATGACGGGGTAATTGGCCTGGATATTTTTGGTGCAGGTCGTGCGCCAGAGGATTTGATCGTTTGA